One genomic region from Nostoc sphaeroides encodes:
- a CDS encoding SDR family oxidoreductase: MSEDLKGKVALITGANKGIGYEIARQLGSRDATVLVAARDIKRGEEAANKLCLNEIDARSVQLDVTDQKTIDSATKQIESEFGKLDILVNNAGIISDGDRLPPSQVDIETLRHTYETNVFGVFAVIKAMLPLLKKSTAGRIVNLSSGLGSLTLNSDPNYEFADFQLLAYNSSKTAVNALTVLLATELKDTPIKINAADPGFTATDINQYQGYRTVEQGAIVAVRLATLPDDGSSGGFFDEDGLVPW; this comes from the coding sequence ATGTCAGAAGATTTAAAAGGTAAAGTTGCGCTGATTACTGGTGCAAACAAAGGTATCGGGTATGAGATCGCACGCCAACTAGGTTCTAGAGACGCTACTGTTCTTGTTGCTGCAAGAGATATCAAACGTGGTGAAGAAGCGGCGAATAAACTTTGTTTAAATGAGATCGATGCCCGATCAGTTCAACTTGATGTCACCGACCAAAAAACAATCGATTCTGCGACTAAACAAATTGAAAGCGAATTCGGAAAACTTGACATCCTTGTAAACAATGCTGGGATAATCAGTGATGGCGATCGCCTTCCACCGAGTCAAGTTGATATTGAAACACTGCGACACACTTACGAGACGAATGTATTTGGAGTGTTTGCAGTTATAAAAGCGATGCTGCCACTTTTAAAGAAGTCAACAGCAGGGCGAATAGTGAATTTATCAAGTGGTTTAGGTTCTCTGACTCTAAACTCTGACCCAAATTATGAGTTCGCTGATTTTCAGCTTCTTGCATATAACTCATCAAAGACAGCAGTAAATGCGCTCACAGTTTTGTTGGCTACTGAACTTAAAGATACCCCGATTAAAATTAATGCTGCTGACCCAGGTTTTACAGCAACTGACATTAATCAATACCAAGGATACCGCACTGTTGAGCAGGGAGCGATCGTAGCAGTGAGACTTGCCACTCTACCTGATGATGGTTCTAGCGGAGGCTTTTTTGATGAGGATGGCCTAGTTCCCTGGTAG